The following proteins come from a genomic window of Corallococcus sp. NCRR:
- the tkt gene encoding transketolase: MTTEKIDTQAINTIRTLSMDAVEKAHSGHPGAPMALAPVAYQLWQQELRYDPATPNWPDRDRFILSNGHASMLLYSLLHLAGVKRVKDAKVLDVPAVSLDDIRNFRQLDSATPGHPEYHWTTGVETTTGPLGAGVSNSVGMAIASKWLGAHFNKPGFDLFTHDVYALCGDGDMMEGVASEAASLAGHLQLPNLCWIYDSNHISIDGSTDLAFTEDVGRRFEGYGWRVLKVTDANDLDALSKAYKSFKDERGKPTLIIVNSFIGFGSPKKQGSASAHGEPLGADEIKATKKAYGWPEDAQFLVPDGVQQRFQERLGARGKALHDAWEKSFADYRKQHPELARELDALLKRELPEGWDKELPVFPPDAKGMATRESGGKVLNALAKNYPWLVGGSADLNPSTKTYISSSTSIKPGEYSGRNIHFGVREHAMGSVVNGLNLSHVRGYGATFLIFSDYERPAMRLSSLMEIPSIHIFTHDSIGLGEDGPTHQPVEQLMSLRAVPGNVVLRPGDANEVTEAWRYIARQQHHPVVLVLSRQPVPTLDRTKFAPASGVAKGAYTLLEAEGGTPDVILIGTGTEVALVVEAAEKLKAEGVKARVVSMPSWELFEQQPQDYQDSVLPPSVKARVAVEKGAAFGWERWTGHTGSIIGMRSFGASAPIKALQQKFGFTVENVVKEAHATIAKAKKH; encoded by the coding sequence ATGACGACCGAGAAGATCGATACCCAGGCAATCAACACCATCCGCACGCTGTCCATGGACGCGGTGGAGAAGGCCCACTCCGGCCACCCGGGCGCGCCCATGGCGCTGGCTCCCGTGGCCTACCAGCTGTGGCAGCAGGAGCTGCGCTACGACCCGGCCACGCCCAACTGGCCGGACCGCGACCGCTTCATCCTGTCCAATGGCCACGCGTCCATGCTGCTCTACAGCCTGCTGCACCTGGCCGGCGTGAAGCGCGTGAAGGACGCCAAGGTCCTGGACGTCCCGGCCGTGTCCCTGGACGACATCCGCAACTTCCGCCAGCTGGACTCAGCCACGCCCGGCCACCCGGAGTACCACTGGACCACCGGCGTGGAGACCACCACCGGCCCCCTGGGCGCCGGCGTCTCCAACAGCGTGGGCATGGCCATCGCCAGCAAGTGGCTGGGCGCCCACTTCAACAAGCCCGGCTTCGACCTGTTCACCCATGACGTCTACGCCCTCTGCGGCGACGGCGACATGATGGAGGGCGTGGCGTCCGAGGCCGCCTCGCTCGCGGGCCACCTCCAGCTGCCCAACCTGTGCTGGATCTACGACAGCAACCACATCTCCATCGACGGCAGCACCGACCTGGCCTTCACGGAGGACGTGGGCCGCCGCTTCGAGGGCTACGGCTGGCGCGTGCTCAAGGTCACCGACGCCAACGACCTGGACGCGCTGTCCAAGGCCTACAAGTCCTTCAAGGACGAGCGCGGCAAGCCCACGCTCATCATCGTCAACTCGTTCATCGGCTTCGGCTCGCCCAAGAAGCAGGGCTCCGCCAGCGCCCACGGCGAGCCCCTGGGCGCGGACGAAATCAAGGCCACCAAGAAGGCCTACGGCTGGCCCGAGGACGCGCAGTTCCTGGTGCCCGACGGCGTGCAGCAGCGCTTCCAGGAGCGCCTGGGCGCCCGCGGCAAGGCGCTGCACGACGCGTGGGAGAAGTCGTTCGCGGACTACCGCAAGCAGCACCCGGAGCTGGCCCGCGAGCTGGACGCGCTGCTCAAGCGCGAGCTGCCCGAGGGCTGGGACAAGGAGCTGCCGGTGTTCCCCCCGGACGCGAAGGGCATGGCCACCCGTGAGTCCGGCGGCAAGGTGCTCAACGCGCTGGCGAAGAACTACCCGTGGCTCGTCGGCGGCTCCGCGGACCTGAACCCGTCCACGAAGACGTACATCTCCAGCTCCACGTCCATCAAGCCGGGCGAGTACTCCGGCCGCAACATCCACTTCGGCGTGCGCGAGCACGCGATGGGCTCCGTGGTGAACGGCCTCAACCTGAGCCACGTGCGCGGCTACGGCGCCACGTTCCTCATCTTCAGTGACTACGAGCGCCCCGCCATGCGCCTGTCGTCCCTGATGGAGATTCCGTCCATCCACATCTTCACGCACGACTCCATCGGCCTGGGCGAGGACGGCCCCACGCACCAGCCGGTGGAGCAGCTGATGTCCCTGCGCGCGGTGCCGGGCAACGTGGTGCTGCGCCCCGGCGACGCCAACGAGGTGACCGAGGCCTGGCGCTACATCGCGCGGCAGCAGCACCACCCGGTGGTGCTCGTGCTGTCGCGCCAGCCGGTGCCCACGCTGGACCGCACGAAGTTCGCTCCCGCGTCCGGCGTGGCCAAGGGCGCGTACACGCTGCTGGAGGCGGAGGGCGGCACGCCGGACGTCATCCTCATCGGCACGGGCACGGAGGTGGCGCTGGTGGTGGAGGCCGCGGAGAAGCTCAAGGCCGAGGGCGTCAAGGCGCGCGTGGTGAGCATGCCTTCGTGGGAGCTGTTCGAGCAGCAGCCCCAGGACTACCAGGACAGCGTGCTGCCTCCCTCCGTGAAGGCGCGCGTCGCGGTGGAGAAGGGCGCGGCGTTCGGCTGGGAGCGCTGGACGGGACACACGGGCAGCATCATCGGCATGCGCAGCTTCGGTGCCTCCGCCCCCATCAAGGCGCTGCAGCAGAAGTTCGGCTTCACCGTGGAGAACGTGGTGAAGGAGGCGCACGCCACCATCGCCAAGGCGAAGAAGCACTGA
- a CDS encoding GNAT family N-acetyltransferase yields the protein MAPPDLKTVELTPELWPDLEKLFGPNGACGGCWCMYWRIPEGERYDDVRGPEAKRRFKALVASGEARGILAYADGQPVGWATFGPRRHFSRLDRAPSFKCDDADAVTSVPCFFIHRSWRNQGVATALLAAVEAAVRREGAATLEGYPVKPPQGSARISNAMAYTGTLPFFLKRGYVHVADRPAGKQRVRKALKPARRK from the coding sequence ATGGCGCCACCCGACCTGAAGACCGTGGAGCTCACCCCGGAGCTCTGGCCCGACCTCGAGAAGCTCTTCGGCCCCAACGGCGCCTGTGGCGGCTGCTGGTGCATGTACTGGCGCATCCCGGAGGGCGAGCGCTACGACGACGTCCGAGGCCCCGAGGCAAAGCGCCGCTTCAAGGCCCTGGTCGCGAGCGGAGAGGCCAGGGGCATCCTCGCCTACGCGGATGGCCAGCCGGTGGGCTGGGCCACCTTCGGCCCGCGCCGCCACTTCTCGCGCCTGGACCGGGCCCCCAGCTTCAAATGCGACGACGCGGACGCCGTCACCTCCGTGCCTTGCTTCTTCATCCACCGGAGCTGGCGCAACCAGGGCGTGGCCACCGCGCTGCTCGCCGCCGTGGAGGCCGCGGTGCGCCGCGAGGGCGCCGCCACCCTCGAAGGCTATCCGGTGAAACCGCCCCAGGGCTCCGCGCGTATCAGCAACGCCATGGCCTACACGGGCACGCTCCCGTTCTTCCTCAAGCGGGGCTACGTCCACGTGGCGGACCGTCCCGCCGGCAAGCAGCGCGTGCGCAAGGCGCTCAAGCCCGCGCGCCGGAAGTGA